The segment ccaaactaatggatcacttggttagaggatttatacaatgaagcttgttagagattacccggttaggggatttaactattgtagtgattaaaaAATAATAGGAGgtgtgatctagaaatagcacatcttgctagtgtagatcctcttcttctcacttaatattgcatcactgacatactctacaaATCCTTTAGTAAATCGcatcaactcatcacttgtatctcgcatcataaaaatagttcatcacaatgtcattgtatagacattagatttcatgtcggctcaggaacctcatcacaatttcctaggtgcagtgtatctggacaatctttcataacacatcacagattgtcgccaaatctatcggttagggataactcatcatgatcgattataactcatcacacaattaatgaaactggttggaacatccatactggttaagagttaaccacttccaactcatagaccaattgtcctccattcgcttccttgttgatctctgcagtatctccaagctggtgtcagtGAAAAtaaccaaaaccaattgtcattcctgCATGTCCTAGTTATCTACATATACTGATTAAACACCTTCAAAACCaattggacttctctatacaaataatactgatttgcaatacaaagactcGGGAGTAGTactagtttgtcttaactaagatgactaggacaatgtgaacatatgtgtgtgtatatgtgtcatcaatgataacacataaagtcatccatcacaaaaatcatcatcaagccaacttAAGAATATTTTTCAATAATGCTAGATTGGAGCAAGAGTTGTGAACAAAAGCAACCAATACATCATGATATGCGATAAATCGATCACTATTAGTTGTAATagattgtaatattttttaatagGTACGTATAGGTCATTCTTGTGATTattcaattttatttcattttgattGTGATGGATATTTTATTATTTCCAAATATTAATGTTCTAAATTGGACCCCAAATCCAATAAATACATTTGTGTTGCCTATGGTGATGGAGTTAAGAAATGTAGATTATGGGATCCTACTATCAACAAAATCATCATTAGTAATATGTATTTTATGTATCTTCTCTCATAAAATCAGGTATAGTAGAAGTTGATTTGAAACAAGAATAAATAGTGCAATTTCAATGAAGTTCAGTTGGAAACACATCCTTCTACAAAAATAGGGAGAAAGATGAAGCTTTTGAGGATAAAGATGTGAACATGTCGAAAAAATGCAAGAAAGTGTGTAAATACCACAACCATCTCTAAGTATATCTACATGAGTCATAAGTACTCctaaaaggtatgatgattttgttTAATCTTTTGCTTTGATTTTTAACATGATGGGGAACTAATTTATTAGCATGAAGTAATGGATGGTACTAAAAAGGATAAATGTAAAACAACAATGAAAAAAGAAATAGATGTCTTGTTGAAGAATAAAATATGGGACTTGGTAGAACTCTTGAAGGGTAGGAAAGGTGGTTGGAAATCGATCTATAAACtaaagaaggatattgatgataaAATTCAAAGTTACAAGGCAAGACTAGTAGAAAAAGTAAACTCTTAGAAGGAATGTATTGATTTGTATGATTTTTTCACCAATTGTTAACCTTATTTTTATCCAAGTTGTTTTAGaattaattacattacatgatCTTTATTTAGAGAAACTAGATATTAAAACATCATTTTTACATGGAGATTGGATGAAGAGATATAttgaacaaccaaaaaaaaaaacaagatcaCAAAATTATATTTATCTGAAAACTCAAGAAGTCATTATATGGACTAAATTAGTCTCCAAGACAAAGGCAAGAGAATTTTTACTCCTTCATAGTGATCCAAAACATTACAAGAAGTGAATATGACCATTGTGTTGGGTTGAAAGGTTTTTAAAATGGTGTATTCATTATCTTGGTGCTATATATAGATCATATGCTTGTAGAAAGAAAAGCCGTGGCTGAAATTAGCAAGTTAAAGGCTTAATTGGCTAGGACATTTGATATAAATGTTCTAGGAGCACCAAAACAAATTTTGGGCACCTAAATACATAGAGATGGGAAACATGGTAAGATTTGTTTATTATAgaaaaaatatgtaaaaaaaatCCTCATAAGATTTAGTATCTAAAGATGTGAAAGTAGTAAATATCCCTTTCTCTTCCCATCTTAAGCTTTCTTCAAAATTATGTCCTagtaagaaagaagaaaaggaatatATGTCTCATGTACCATATGCTATTGTAATAGTAATTTTAATGTATGGAATGGTATGTGTAATGTCATGAATTTTACCGGATGTAATTTCACATTACATGAGTCTTATCTTTAATTGTAATTAAAGACATTTGTGAACCTTAAGGGTTAATCCATGATTCGACAAGCATCCATACCACCTTTGATCTGTCATTCCTTGACCATTAGGTCTATATTGTGCTCAAATGTGTGCACACTACGAATATGTCCATGCATCATGCTAGCATCTTGTCAATATTTGTAACAGAGTTGGTCATTGATACATTAGACTTGCTAAATTTTTTAGTGTAACAACTCTTTGTACTTGCACCAATTTTGAGAATCACTGCATGTcaataaaattaattttgttttcattttcccTCTCTCTTGGCTATTCTTGAATTTCTTTTGCAATGTTTGAATTTTTTAAACCTTTTCACAATGCACCAATGTTCCATTCCTGCATTCTTTCACAAAAGTAGGCTTTGAAGAGAAGTTACATATATGGAACAAAAATagattacattcatgcaccaatgTTCCTAGAAAACACCTCAGAAGTTACATATATGGGAACAACTCAAAATAGAGACTAATGATAACATTAATACAGCTATCAATCATAGCTTGCTAATATTGAACTCAAATTCTTAGTCATAtcatttcaaaataaattatatttaattcttACTAATCTATTAAGACTTTGTACAACATAGCTCTACCACatctttgacatcaattacaacatatttTCAACATGTTCGATATTGAGGTCATCTTATAGATAGATATTGAACTTCCCTCCTTGCACATATCATTGATGAGGAACATCATATTACCTATCTCTATGAATTAGAACTTCTATGAGCATCAACTTATACCTCTAGATCACCCGAAGTTCTTCTAGAAATATCTCTAATAGAGCTACAAAATATTTGTGGAAAAGAGTTTAAAATTAGTGACTTGGTCTTTAAGTAGATTTAGTGAAACACTAGTTACCATGATAGAGAAAATAAAGGTAAATTTAAGCATAATTATCTCAAAACTTACAAGATTATAGAAGAATATTCTTTAGATACATACAAGTTATCAATATGCCACATATCTAAGAGTTTGATGGATCCATGAATGCAATTCATCTTAAGTTCTTACATGCTTGAGCTACCATCTTTCtctatcaaaaaataccaaaactaATCAAAGGGGGAAAAAATagctaaatatattttaaataactaaatataaacaaatataaaaaaaGAATAGTCAAGGAATAATCATCCTATAGTGAAAATTATTTTCATATCAAAACCtttcaaaaacatcataaaaacctATTCAAAGGGATCATGCATGATAGTCCATAGCCCTATTATATATAGCTATTGTGCACTCTAATCAGTATTAATTTTAGCCATCCATCTACTTACCAAATGCTTTCCATGGACCCTTATATAATATACAAAACCCTACCTTGATCAATTCTTCCAAAAAACTTGAGCAAAATGCCTATCTCTACTATAGAATTATGATCTATACCTTTTGAAACCAAATTATTTTTGTACTTCAAATATAGAGATATCATCGCCTCTTTTCTAATAACAATACTTAATATGTCACACTCTTGGTATCAAACCAAAGAACGACACACATATTGGTCCCACTATAATCCTCTAGTTTGGATGACCCAACTATTACTATCAACACTATGGAAACTTGAGATAAGAGACACCTTGGCTATTTTTATTTTATCAGACATTGGTTGGTTCTCACAAATAATACCATAAGAACATCATAGTTTTTTATACTACTTGTATCTCTTGAGGTTATGCTCATCAGTGTGTTTGGgtcttatatttttatctttacttTTCATTGCTTTGATTTTTTAATCTTTCTTTGCTATTTAAAGCCAATCGTTTATGCATATGGTATAGCATCATCATGATATCTTATATCATGATGTATAATacctatgaaaaataaaaaatgttgctCAAACATATGAAAATCCCCTCGTAGATTCTTATTGTCTGTCACATCTACCATCGTAATTTTTTCATCATATTACTatcctcatccccatctccatcTCTACATCATCCTATTTCTCGTAATCTTCTTCCAATCTTCTTAATATACTTCCCCTTCCTACATATTATTTATCCCATCAATCCCTTAGTTAATTCTTTTCCTTTTTTCATAATATACTTTCATATATTTTGAGACAATGCCCATGTTCTTTCAATCCAACTATCCTCTTAAGAGATAATCATCATCTAAATCTTCAATTCAATcccaataatcaaatcaagattttgaaTCCAAAAGAAATCCAAGCATTGAAGTATCATTCAAACCCAATCATCCTTGATCAATCAATCAATACAATCAATCCAACTAGTGAAATTAATTATACCTTAACCTGAGATGCTTGGGACatcttccttcatcaatttcaattcaCTATGTGTTGGTATATAGTTTCCTTGAAATAACATTAGTACTTCTAATCACCTTAAAATTTTAAAGAAGGagaatatatacaatatatatgttGGACatgtgatgtcattgatgtcaaaagagtGTTGTCTTTGAGGGATATTTTTGAAGAGATGTTACCAGTTGAGTATCAAACATGTTGCTTACTTTTGTGgcatcaaaaaaaattatttttttgtcatGTGTCAGAGCATTTTGAGTTGTAGTAGTACCATTGATTAATATGATTATGGAATTAGTTGTGATATGTCCATTTTAAAGcatgttacctccaaacacacatttttatgcttcaaaacttgcatttaggaagaacaagcttgaaaatgatgatttgggagtatgataagttaaATCATAATAGCGCTTTCATGTTCAtagcttcagaatcagaacttgtattttcaagattgtgttacctccaaacacacatttttgaTATCATGTTGCATCTACTCATGTTGATGGAAGTGTTCTAAAAATTTGGTCTTGAGTGATTGATGTATGTTACCTAGATAATAAGCCTAATTTGATAACTTGTTGTGATTCGCATTTTCTTGTGGTTTGAATGGAGAGTATGCCTACACATATTTTATCACTAtcaagattttttggattttttgtgcaATGGataatattaatgtttattttgttaGTTGGAATGCTATGTTGCCAGTTGATTAGGTGTGTGTTCTAGAATGGCGCAGCAATATTTTAATGCTTTTGTTGCCAAATATTTAggatgggtaaaagcacaaagttgtgtcacactatTATAAAAGAAATGGCCAATGttaattcaactttttaaattgaatcaatagaaactgaaatatatgttttgaattttgaaatgatgtaaactaatagaATGTATATTTAATTGTGTATTTTatgtatgtgatttttttttttaaataaaaaaattatttgaatatactttcttataaagtaaacactataatttatgtGCTTATAAAATAccgaaattgaagttacacaaggcgtcacactttatatagtaaaattTACcttttattctttaatttttttgtttatattaataACTTGAATCTTTAGCGCAAAAATATGttcttaactattttttatgtatatatattttcattaaatttaaaaaGTTACATGTACTGAAATATAATTCTTTccatttggtgtcacctttttttcttaattatttatccaaactataaaataattatatcatcttgacatggactcttttctctagtgcgcTATAGTATTTTTCCTtttcaagataatcaaccttatattttatgTTGGTGACCTACTttcagaaaaaatgaaaaataaaatataaaaaactaattaaaatattaacagATTTATATTTTGGGAAAATTGcatatagatctataaaaggatatttttacatttcaaaacaaAATGATATTTATAATAGGAGTTGTTGGAACAtttagtttaatatatatatatatatatatataaaataggaGTTGTTGGAACAttgagtttaatatatatatatataagtaattagacccaaagtggtataaaatatacactTAGTAGACAATTTCAATTGTAAAaggttgtggcccatatataaggtagctataatgaatctctatagaccatatgtttgactaaaatgaaTTTTTAGTTAGAAATACTTAAACTCACTTGTGTCAATAAGTTGGCCTAAAACATGGCATAGTTTTGTGATTTTACCCAAATGGAAATTATTTGATACCAGATAAATCTTCAACAAGATCCACATGGCATTTTCTCCTATGTGGAACCATGTATAAGACTTTTGGGTTATACCTATTACACATCTAATGAGGCCATCTTGCAGATGAAGTGTACATTGTATCTCCATTGAATATTGTGTGTGGGTAACCTTTGGGACTAGATTAAGCTACCTTGTGAAGTATGTggtgttttcctttgttttatgtAGTGTGTGGGCTGATTGGACCTAGCCTATTACACATTTCGTGAAGAATTTTTTGTGTGGCCAACCTAAGCAAGATCAATTATGTATTAGGTTGAATTATGTTCatgtaattataattataaaacatATAATAGGTGTCTTGGATTCATTTCTAAGTGTATTGGTAGTTAAGTTGTGTGTGTACTTCTAAGAATACAAGTTCATATAATGTGAATTCAAAAAGAAGGTTTTCTACAGTTTCTAGATTTATGTGTGTCATTATCATTTATTTTGAAGGAGTGTTTGAAGGTTGATCATATTAGATGCAAGTTGTATGTTGAAGTTGAAGGTCCTCAATCCATAAAtttcatattgttgaaattgaagtcCTAGTTACTGAGTTGTTGCTCAAATCTGGGCATATGAGATTGGTGTATCTAGTGGGTTGGTGCAAAAAAGTATATTAAGAGGATTGGTGTTGCcggtaggttggtgcctacttaaTCATTGTAAGTGATTCATTATTTTGTAAGGGTGGATTTGGCCAATAGATCCAAGGAGCTATTCTCAATGTGTTTTTTTCCATCTTAGGTTTCCACatatatttggtgttcattgtgtcaATGTGTGTTTCTTTATGTGTTATAAATGGCACATCATAACAGATTTTATGTTAAACaaatttgataactttttgtcattaTTTGAAAAAGTATTTTAAGATAACTAATGTTTAATTTGAATAAAAAATGGATATACTAACTCACATCCCCCTCAATATATTGTGTGCTCTTCAACATAAACATGAAAATCActtataaattatttatataatatcATTTCATATTAACATTTAAAACACTTACCACATCTTAatctattaaaataattaataatatcctGACTCCATTACTTTATCACAAACGCCTTCTATAATTAACTCACTTATTCTTACATCACAAAAGCCTTCGATGATTACAAATGTTTTGGACTTGGACGAGAGATTTTCATTTTATTATGCAAGGCGGTTGGCCCCAACTGATACTCAAAACCTCGTTCTTCTCGACCTCTTCTTTTGATCTGAATTGTCCATTCTTTTCAAACGCATAGATTGCGTTCAAAATTTCTCTCTTGTTTTCGTAAACGCTTTCATTTGTCGCTCATAAACTTTCCATTGACGAATTCCATGTTCGTCTACCATCTGTATTTTGGAAGTTCTGAATCATTACAATCCGAATTGGCCGGCAGGGTCTCGTTTTATTTCTATTTAAGGTGGTGTATCTCTAAATCCTCATGGCATTAAGGAATTGCTACGTGGAAAGCATTACAATAATGACTAGCAGAAAGAAATGGGGAACCTGTGTGGTGGTGTGTTTGTGGGTTATTGTGTTTACAGCGAGAGTGGATGCAACTCAGGATGTAGTACAAGTATTAAATAGGAGTGGGTTTCCTCCTGGATTTATATTCGGTACAGCTTCTGCTTCATATCAATATGAAGGAGCTGCCCATGAAGGAGGAAGAGGCCCAAGCGTCTGGGATACTTTCTCACATATGCCAGGTAAACTTTGACTCTTCTTTACATATATTTATCTGTATTTtccatttctatctattgattttctctCTTGCAATCAATGTCTGAAAACATATTGTAAATGAAATTATGTGCAGGGACAATCGCTGATGGGAAAAATGGGGATGTTGCTGTCGACGAATACCATCGCTATAAGGTGTGCTGCTTACAgcatttgattcaaatcatataTTTTCAGATCCATGAAAGATCATCTGAATGCGTTTAGTGTTTTCATCTTGAAATATATTAAAGACGGATAGTGAAATTTACAGGAGGACGTGAAACTGATGAAGGACATGGGCATGGATGCATATAGGTTTTCTATTTCTTGGTCACGGATATTACCATGTgagtcatttttttaatttattattctcaCTAAATATAACTAGTATTCATTGATCCCTATATTAAAAGGATTTTGTTTTGGGTTACAGATGGTACGGTCGAAGGGGGAATCAACAAAGTTGGAGTGACCTATTATAACAATTTAATCGATGAACTCCTCAAACATGGtaatatgtatatttttattattgttcattTGAAATTATCAATAAGATTTATAATGAATCAAAATTTAAAGTGTGTTATTTAAGTCCAATCTATAAGATATAAAATTATTGAAACTGTAAACCTAATGACCCACAACTCTCATTACAGAAATCACGCCTTTTATAACATTATTCCATTGGGACCTTCCACAAGCATTGGAGGATAAATATGGAGGCTTTCTCAGCCAGGATATTGTGTATGAAACCCTTCCAAAACATTAAACTTGGGCGGAACTGATGCCCAAACCATAGATCTTTGATTTCTTTACTTGGTCATTGTATTTGCATAACAGAGGCTCTGTTCCTAACAATGCAGGAAGGATTTTGTAGCTTATAGTGAAGTGTGCTTTCAAGAGTTTGGAGACCGAGTGAAACACTGGATCACTTTAAACGAACCTTATGCCTACGCAATTACAGGATATGATGTGAGAATTGGCCCACCAGGTCATCATTCGCCAACAGAGCCATATATCGTAGCCCATAACCTCCTCCTTTCTCACGCAGCTGCTGTGAATCTCTACAAGAGCAAATATCAGGTGACcaactatagttttttttttaaaatcacataTAATTGAGTGTAATTGAGTGTTGTTGTTTTTAAATTTGATTGTGTGAGAGTTTTTATCAAAAATCTTTGGaatcatattttataatatatctTTAAGAAAAATTATCTAAAACATTAATTACAtaacaatcaaatccaaaaacaacactcaatattataatattataatgtgaaaatctacatatcattgattACATACAACTGCTATATGCCAATCTACCATTTTCATGTGTAGGCATTGCAGAAGGGATCGATTGGTATTGCATTAGTGAGCATGTGGATTATGCCCTATTCAAAATCCCACTCTGACCATAAAGCTTCCCAAAGGGCTATAGATTTTATGTTTGGCTGGTAAGCAAGTACCTTTTTAAAGGCAATCTACTAATGGGCCGCAATATGAAATTGACTAGCAGTACAAATTTACAGGTTTATGGATCCAATTGCAAGAGGGAAATACCCCTCCTCAATGACAAATCTTGTTGGTGTGCGTTTACCCAAATTTAGTGCCCTTGAATCTGCTATGGTGAAAGGTTCCTTTGATTTTGTGGGCTTAAATTACTACACAAGTCGGTATGCTGTCGATGCTTCAATGACACCCAATTTTACTACTCCAAGCTATATAGTATCGGATTCTCTAGCAAATTTAACCGGTAGCATTTCTGAAATTTCCCTTTTTGAGTTTAACAATATATAAACTGATTTAGTCTTCCAATAATTTAGATGATTTGTACATTACATCTCACATCCATTGCCATCGAAATGTTTTCAGCTGAGAGGAATGGCGTGCTGATTGGACCGGCGGTAAGACTCAATAATTTGTAGAACTCCCTGATTAATAATTTTGTTGAAGTATTTGATTGCTAATGATAATTTTCAATGCGGCGGAACAGGGAGGCTCCAGTTGGATTAATGTATATCCCCCTGGAATAAGAGAACTTTTGAAGTACGTAAAACATAAATATGACAATCTACCAATTTACATAACAGAAAACGGTAAATGTCCTTGCCACATGAAGCTTATTTAACTATTTTTAACAAAATTAGTGAATAAtagggtttttttttaatttaatgtgattttttTGGAAGTTTTAACTTAACCTTGTTTGTTATAGGTTTTTCTGAAAGGGATAATGATACTTTACCAATGTCAGAGGCTTTGAATGATACTGGCAGAATAGATTATCACTCAAAGCATTTATTGTTTTTACAGCGAGCAATAAGGTgagttataattatttttatttttatttatatatataaatattatttgtaTATTGATATAGATGAGTTATATTGCAGGGATGGATCCGATGTACATGGATATTTTGCCTGGTCTCTATTGGACAACTTTGAGTGGTTATATGGCTTTACAATAAGATTCGGCCTTTACTATGTAGATTATAAGGATAATTTAAATAGATATCCTAAATCATCGGTCTATTGGTTTAGCAAATTCTTAAATAAAAAAGATTAGAGGACTAATACTATCTTCGCTTATTCATAATTTGTTTTATAGAAAATGTTGAGATTCatacatcaacaaaaaaaaaattatataattgatGTTATGAAGAAAATTGTAGATTGAAAAACACAATGTGTATTTCAACTTACACGTCTTTAATTTATATTTTGTAAGATGTCTTTTAAATTTTTTACCTTCTTAGCTTATCCATAACTTTTTATGTTTGAAATGTTAGAATTTATGCATTGACAAAATGAATCATGTACAtcaaattaaacaaacaaacaaaaataaaaataaaggaaaagtACATTCAAAGTGGATGTGGATATGGGAAATGTTTCATTTATGCTTCATGTGTGGTATGCCTATCTTCGTATTTACATGCACAAAAATTTGTTACTAGAATTTGACACAAATACTAAAATGAGCATAAACAATAACTATATAGTGATGTAAAAATGAATGTGTAAATGTATACGGATTGTAAATATTTATCATAAGCAAAACAGGTCGAGACCAAGAGATATAGGTCCAAGATTCCTAAATGAGCCAGTGTTACTAACAAAGAGGTAGTATAGGATCCCCAAATAGACCAATGtaacaagaaaaggacaagttgAGGGATCCCTAAATGGCTTATACTAACCATGTTCCCAATGATAGAATATGGTGAAGTAATTTTAGTAAGTCGCTATAACCAAACAAGGTCAATGTAGGAGTGTTGATGAGTCATTATGATAATGAGCATGTGGTGTAGGATCCCTATAGAGTTATTTTACCAATATCCGTGAAAGAATGTATGTGATATAATATGCCCCCTTAAATTGGTTGCACACAAAATGATGCAaggaatttgaggatgaaaaaACCAATACATGTGTAAAAGAATATGATCATGTAAGCTCCATAAACATGTAACAGGTTGTCATAGAGAGATTATCATGTAAAATTATCAAATAATGTATCATGATATGATACTAAAATAACATGTAAGGGGTCATAAGGTTCCCTAATATTGATCCCAAGTGTGAAGACAATGAATGAGTATTAAAATCATGTGCTAGATGTCATCATACAAGTATAGGTATA is part of the Cryptomeria japonica chromosome 10, Sugi_1.0, whole genome shotgun sequence genome and harbors:
- the LOC131073547 gene encoding beta-glucosidase 12-like, producing the protein MPGTIADGKNGDVAVDEYHRYKEDVKLMKDMGMDAYRFSISWSRILPYGTVEGGINKVGVTYYNNLIDELLKHEITPFITLFHWDLPQALEDKYGGFLSQDIVKDFVAYSEVCFQEFGDRVKHWITLNEPYAYAITGYDVRIGPPGHHSPTEPYIVAHNLLLSHAAAVNLYKSKYQALQKGSIGIALVSMWIMPYSKSHSDHKASQRAIDFMFGWFMDPIARGKYPSSMTNLVGVRLPKFSALESAMVKGSFDFVGLNYYTSRYAVDASMTPNFTTPSYIVSDSLANLTAERNGVLIGPAGGSSWINVYPPGIRELLKYVKHKYDNLPIYITENGFSERDNDTLPMSEALNDTGRIDYHSKHLLFLQRAIRDGSDVHGYFAWSLLDNFEWLYGFTIRFGLYYVDYKDNLNRYPKSSVYWFSKFLIGVKNPRLKTYEKILFVVQLVYYGIILLNR